Below is a window of Limnochordia bacterium DNA.
ATAACTACCTGACAGGACAGGGTGGCCCTCATCTGGTTTATGTAAACATGCAGATAACAGAAACAATACGATGATGGTAACCCCCAACTTTCTCCACAGCAACCAGACCACTTCTCTCACAGTATATGTTTCATTTTTTCCATGAAACCGCCCCTTTTCCCTGCAAGAATTGTCTGGTAATACACAATTAACGAACGCAAAGGATTTTGCCCAAACACCGCCCTGCCTCAGAGTGAGAAAAACTTTGATAAGGATTAATTGGCCCAACTGTTCTACAGGGTGGGAGTAACAAGAACCAGTCGAATAGGTGGTCCAGATCCCACTTAGGGGAAGGCAGTAACCCTTGAGGTTCTTCCCACCGAGTAGATGATACTCGTCTACGCGATAGGTCCCTCTGGCCAAGTCCATGGGACGGTCCGTCCGGCGTCAGATTATGAAAGATTGGGCAGGTAAAGCTATGCACAGTTGCTCTCGGGTAAAGTCGTCGGGCTAGAGGAATCCCCTTTAGAGTCAGGAGGACATCGCATCCGGGGTTAGCAATAACAGTATCGTTTCTTTGGGCCAAGGCAATGTGGTTACGTGCAGGTTACTCAGTCTGTATGCGTTCAAGGCGGTCGCGCACGTGTGCTAATCTGCTTCGGGTTGTCCTAACTGATCTTTCAGCATCCCACTTGTCAAAAGCTTCAGCAGGTATTCTGCCGGGTAGACTATCAGGATAACGCGTTGGGATATAATACTTGTCTAGGCTTGCACCAAGGGGGATCATCGTCTTAAACGTTGGATCAAAATGCTTCGCATCCCGGCAAGCTCTGCCACTATCTCCCCAGACGGTCTCTTCCCCTGCTCCTCGGCTAGATGATGAAAGCTACGATGATGACGCAAATGCTCCCATTTCCAAGGTATGTAAACAAGCATGTCAACCGGAATGCCCGGTGGAAGAAGGCTAATTAGATCATCCGCGCGGTGTAGAAATAGTTTACCGGTGGGCCGAATAACGATAAGATCAATGTCACTTCTAGAATGCAAGTTCCCCGTGCATGGGATCCGAAACGAACCACGCGCTCAACATCCGCTCCCGGTAGAGCCGCAACAGACTGCTGCAACGCTACGTCCAGTAAAGCTTTTCGTTCTTTTTGCGAAATCCCGTGGTTGCACCTTCGTCTACCTCAATATGCCGCGTTTCGGATGCAGCGTTCACTAAGCAATTAGCACCGGAATACCCACTGTGATCAGCGCGAGTATTAGAATAAGGGTACAGAGTTTGTACCTAAAATCAATTGACTTTTCCAGGGCAGTAAACGCTGAATTAGAGCAATACAAAGAACTAATTATTCTAAGGTTGGCCTTGTTTAAACACAAGAGCCGCTGCTAATCGGCTCTTGTGTCTAGTACATAGTCACGGACTACACCATCTTGCTTAGGCTGACGTCCCAAAGCACCCAAGGTTACTTCCTTAACAATAGCCGCTGAGGCAGCTAGCAATTGCGCTTCTTCCTCGGATAGGGGGATCCTAAGTATCTTTGAAATGCCCGTACTGTCGATCACCGCCGGAAGGCCTAAACATACTCCGTCGATTCCGTAATAGTCGTTGATCAACGTAGAAACGGTCCATACGGAACCTTGGTCTAGCAGAATGGATTCCACAATTCTATGAAGGCCCATGGCAATCCCGTAGTATGTAGCTTTCTTGCGCTTGATGATCTCATAGGCTGCATTTTTCACATTCTCGAAGATTGTCTCCAGCACCGGACCGTTGTAATATGAGCGGCACACGGGACAAAAGTCCTGTAGACGCATACCTGCAATATTGGCCGAGCTCCACACCACAAGCTCCGAATCCCCATGTTCACCAATGACATAGGCATGAACGCTCCTCGGATCCAAGCCCATCTGTTCAGCGATAAGGTAGCGTAACCTAGCCGTATCTAGCACCGTACCGGAACCAATAACCCGCCGGGGTGAAAAACCAGAAAACTCAATAGCCGCGTGGGTAAGTACATCCACGGGATTGGTGGCTACTAACAAAATAGTGTCGGAATTGTAGTGGATCACCCGCTGGATGATATCCTGCATGATCTTCGTGTTAGTCTGAGCCAGTTCAAGGCGGGTCTGTCCTGGTTTTTGTGGTGCTCCGGCGGTAATAACGATAATATGGGCCCCGACACAATCGGAATAGTCGCCTGCATAGATCTTCATGGGAGATGCGAAGGGTAGACAATGATTAAGATCCATGGCCTCTCCCTCTGCCCGTTGATGATCCACATCGATGAGTACAAGCTCGGATATTAGTCCTTTCATCACCGCTGTGTACGCAAACGTGGCACCGACCATCCCAGTGCCGATTACAACCACCTTTGCTCCTTTGTGTACCGGTTCTGTCACCTGCATCACCACTTTCTAGCGATAGCTTTTCCAAAAGAAAGGGGTCCTATGAAGTTCCAGTCCATTTACTTACGTAGCTGTCTTAGCCGTTTCATTACGTTATTCTCGCCCCGTCCAAAATAGTCATGAAGTCTTTCATATTCACCATATATTTCCGCGTAAACCCGATGGTTATCCATGTTCGGGCTAAAGGTTAGATCCTTCAGTCCGGCCATCCGCTTGGCAGCGTCAACTATGTTATCATAACCGCCTGCATCCTTACCAGCGGCCACCGCAGCAAACATGGCAGAGCCTAGGGCTGGTGTTTGGGCTGAACGGGCCACCTTGATCTTGCGACCGGTAACATCGGCATAGATCTGCATCAGCATGCGGTTCTTCTCGGGCAAGCCACCACAGGCATAAAGTTCTTTAATGGTTACACCCTGGCTCTCACAAGCCTTAATAATCTTATTCGTACCAAAGGCAGTAGCCTCGATTAAGGTACGGTAGATTTCCTCGGGCTTCGTATTTAAGGTCGCCCCAATAATCATACCTGATAGTTCCGCATCAACCAAAACAGATCGGTTGCCATTCCACCAATCAAGGGCCAAAAGTCCACTTTGCCCCACAGCAAGTTTTTCCGCCTTCTCAGTTAACAATTGATGGATGTTCATCCCCCGGGCCTTGGCTTCCGTTTCGTAGGCAGCGGGGACACAATTTGTGACAAACCATTCGAAGATATCACCAACCGCCGCTTGTCCTAGCTCATAGCCATAGTAGCCGGGTATAATCCCATCCGCCACCACACCACCCATACCCTCGACAAACCTCTCCTCATCCGATAGAACCATATGGCAAGTAGAAGTCCCCATCACCATCACCATTTTTTCCGGTTCCGTAACGGTAGTGGCGGGTACTGATACATGGGCATCAATAATCGCTACCCCAACCGCCGTCTTTGTGGTAAGCCCGAGTTCCTTGGCCCAGTAGTCGGTCAAGTAGCCGGCTTTGCTACCTGCTGGATAGATCTCCTGTGACATTTTCTCCTGGACGATGTCTTCTACGTCAGGATGCAGCGCCTTGAGAAACTCCTGCGTGGGATAGCCTTCTTGCCGGGACCAAATAGCCTTGTACCCCGCGGTGCAGGCATTACGGGCCTCGACCCCTGTAAGCTGTAGGACAATCCAGTCCGCGGCCTCAATAATCTTATCCGCCGCTCGGTAAATCTCGGGGGCCTCGTGAATTATCTGTAACACTTTTGGGAAAAACCACTCCGAGGAGATCTTGCCACCGTATCGCTCCAGGAAGGACTCACCCCGGGCGCGGGCAAGCTCATTGAGCATGTTAGCCTCAGCCTGTGCAGCATGATGTTTCCAAAGCTTCACCCATGCGTGGGGATTCCGGCGGTATTCAGGCTTCATACATAAGGGGGTTCCCTCTTGATCGATGGGTAAGATCGTGCAAGCGGTAAAGTCAACCCCAATACCAATCACATCCTCCGGATCAACTCCAGCTTCCCGCAGCACCGCAGGAACAGTCTGTTTCAGTACCCGTAGGTAATCCTCCGGATCCTGTAGTGCCCAATCGGGACCTAGCAAGATATCACTTTCAGGGAGTCTTTCGTCAATAACACCGTTGGAGTAACTATAGACAGCCGAGGCCAGTTCTCGACCAGTTTCCACCTCAACAAGCAGCGCTCGTCCCGATTGGGTTCCGTAATCTAATCCGATCGTGTACTTCAAACCGCTTCCTCCTCACGTAATGTTCGTAGGAGACATATTTCGGCAAGGCCGCCAGAAACACCTCCAATATTTCATGGTAAAAAGGTTAATCAGCAGGAAAATGGAAGTGGTATCGAGAAAATAGACTCATTCCAACTGAAAAAGGTGCTTGCATATGTTAAGAACATGTAAGCTTGGCATGATCATTCTTTGCATTGGTTTTTTGGCCACAGGTTGTGTCTCTTTGGTTGAACAGGGGGCATTATACTTGTATAATCGGTCCGACGTGGCCATCACCCACTATGATCTCAAGATAGATGTCAACGAGATCAAGGCCTCGGATCCCAATAAGCGGGCAATCAATGTGGACCTAGTGGCAACAATGTCTGTCAAATCCTTAAAGGCTAATGTGGGATCGATGTACTTCTTCCTGGATGAAGGCTTTACCCTCTTGGGGGTAACCATTGACGGTAAGCCAGCGAAGTTTTCTAAATGGAAGATCCCCAGTGGATTACTTTCCGTTTGGTGGGTGGATTTCCCCCAGAAACTGAAAAAGGAAGAGGTCAAAAAGGTAACCATCTCCTACAGTCAGGAAAAAGAGTCCTATTTCAGCTTACCCCAAATTCACTACGACACAGCTGTAGCTTGGTATCCTGGCATGCTTAAGGAAAACCTGTATACCCTGAACCTGACGGCTACTGTGCCCAATCAACTAACCCCCATCGTCCCGGGTGAGCTTGTAAGCACACATTCCAGCCAAGGACGTACTACCTATCAGTTTGCATCCACGGTCCCCAGTCCACTGGTAAACTTCCTGGCCCTCTCTGTGGAGAAAACAACGTTTAACTACCCTGACGGCCGACCAGTTCATGTCTATTACACGCCAAGACAGTCTTCTGCTGTTTCCGCATTGGCCGATATCGTGTACCAAGCAAGACGCTTTTACGAGCAGCAGTCTGGCCCCTTCTTGGCTGAAAGTACCAGTGTTGTAATTTTCGACTCAGCTATGGAGATGGCCTATTCCACCCCGTATGGTATTGTGCTATCCAGTGGGATTGTGGCCAGGGCTATTCATACTAATGATTTTACTATTCTATCCCATACCCTAGCTCACGAGCTTGCCCACTACTACTGGGGCTATACAACAGTTCCCTTACTCACAGAAGGATGGATCCTTGCCGAGGGCCTAGCCGAATACTCTGCAAAGCTTTTTCTAGATTCCAACCAGGCCTCCGATGGAGTGAGGCTGATGCAAGGAAATTACACCGAATATGCCTATATTTTAAGGGAAATAAAAAAAGAGGGTTCTGCTGAGATGCCCCTTGCTAAGATTACCTTTGTCTATCAGGATCAGTTCGATCTACTGATTCACAAGGGCGTCTATGTCCATCAAATGCTAGCTGATATCGTTGGGGAGGGTATATACCGGACCGTTCTTGCAGATTTATACTCCAATTGTAAAGGAGATACGGTCTCTTTGCCGCAGTGGCAGAAGGCAGTCGAGAAAGCAAGTCGCCAGAACCTGGACTGGTTTTTTAAAGACTGGGTGTATGGCACGGCACATGTCGATTTTGCAGTTACCGAGGTCACCTCAAACACAAAGGGAAAAGCAGTTATTACCATAGCTAACCTAGGTAGTACTATGTATAAAGGACCAGTTGAAATACGGATCGATACTGCAGAACATAGTAGGACGTTTAATGTGGTGCTAGATAAGGCGAAAAACACCATCACCTGCGATATTGAAGGGCAATTACAGGGAGTTGTGGTTGACCCTAACTGGCGATTACTGGATATAAAGCGGGATAACAACTATGTCAATTTCTAGCAAAAGATTCTTTTATTCTTTTGTAGCCTATAGCTTAGGATATCTTACCGTAGTGTATGAACTAGACAATACCGCAGTAGCCTTGGGATTTGGAAAGGATACTTGTGAGATAACCAGTATGCTGGAAAAACGGTTACATTGCCCGGTTGGGCTTAACTACCGGTCCGAGGGGTGGCGCTTTACCGATCAGCTACAGTCGTATCTCGCGGGCAAAAGACACGCCTTTGAGATCGACTATGAACTGTATTGTACGCCCTTTCAAAGGCGAGTCTTTGCTCTGGTTTCGCAAATTCCTTACGGTTCGATTTGCACCTATGGCGAGATCGCTCAGAAACTAGGTACACGAGGCTACGCCCGGGCAGTGGGTGGAGCGTTATCCCAAAACCCGCTTCCCATTCTTATCCCCTGCCATCGAGTGATTGGTGCCTCGGGAAGGGGTGGATTTACCCCTGATCCAAAGATAAAATCCTACCTGCTCGCACTAGAGCAGGACAACCTGCCCTAATAAGCGCTAGAATCTCCTTCTAGCATTCCGAGCCTCAAGCATGGTTTTGTCCTCTGGATTAAGTCTAACAACTTTCTTGGCGTTGGTCTGCACATTGGTCATAATTACCTTTGCACCGCCGCCAGCAAGATCCATAATCTTGGTAATGGAATACCCTTGCTTTTCTAGCTCCTGCAATTCATTCCAAGCAATACCCATAAGAATAACACCTCCCCGAGTCTAGAACTACCTCTCAATTATATATTTACGACATCCTAGGCTCCGATTCCTGCCTTAAGGGTAACTTACATTCGAAGACCCATCCCCCCTGGTTCGTCCAGATTTGCCAGTTGCCTTTTGAAGATCTCCAGGATACATTCCTGATCGTTCCAATGACTACAGTGCTCACAAGTTCTGTCTACCTGCTCATCCCTGGGGTTGAACTCTGAACAAGTCTCCCCTACCGCGATCAACTGCGCTTTGCTAGCCAATGATCCTCACTCCTTAGTATCCTTTTCCGTTAGTCTTACCAAAATAGCGGCTAAGCCATCGGCAAAATTACCGGCAAATCATGGATCTACTGGCACAGATAATCTTGAGCAGAGCCAAAAACAGGTAGCATAAACCAGGCTCCTTTGCTACATCTTATGAAAGACATCATCAATAAGTGGCAAGTCCTGGGCAAGGAGAGGATACGGTGTCACAATTAAGGTATGATCCAAGCACAGATATGTGGGTAGTGATCGCATCGGAACGGGGCAAACGACCCCACGATTTTCGGATCGCCCACCAAGAGAAACGAGGGGGAGAATGCCCTTTTTGCTATGGCAATGAACACCAAACACCACCGGAGATTGCAGTAACTGGCAGGGATCCGGATATTCCTAATACCCCCGGGTGGACGGTGCGGGTAATACCAAATAAGTTCCCCGCCCTATCATTAGAGGCCCAAGGAATTAACGAGGTAGTTCATGTACCGTACAAAGCAATAAACGGAATCGGCGTACATGAAGTATTGGTAGAATCACCCCATCATGATTCTACCTTTGGGACCCATTCCATCGGACAGCTTAAGAGCATAATAGCGATGCTGCTTCAACGATACTATGATCTGCGTACCAATCCAAAGCTTAAGTACCTGCAATTTTTCAAAAACTCAGGGCGAATTGCCGGAGCATCGCTAGAACATGCCCACTGCCAGTTAATCGCAACTCCCTTAGTCCCTGTGGTTATCGCAACCGAAACGCGGATTGCCACGGACTACTTTCAACGCCACGGACGTTGCCTGTATTGCGATATGCTAGAAGTAGAGCTTTCGGGGACACGGGTAGTAGAACTAAACGATGACTTCCTGTTGTTTTGTCCCTTTGCCTCCCGTTTTCCCTATGAAATGTGGATTATGCCCCGACGACATAGTCACGACTTTGGTCTCATCACAGATCAGGAGATTAGTACATTCTGCCACATCCTCAGCACAGGAATTCGCAGACTAGAGTCAGCCTTTGATGTAATTCCCTACAACATGGTACTACACACCGCACCTTGGGAGATAGGCCATGAACACTACCATTGGCATTTGGAAATCTTACCACGGCTGACTATTGTCGCGGGATTTGAATTCGGCACAGGGTATTATATCAATCCAACTGCACCAGAACTTGCAGCAAATAGTCTTAGACAAGTGGAAGAAGTCATCAGTCAACCTTGAGAAAGGGGACGGTCTTGTGGGAATTCCAGAATTCGATGAAACTCATAAAATCCTGTTTGCCTCAGCAGAGGTGGTTCCCTTCGCTAAAACCGGAGGGCTTGCTGATGTGGCTGGTTCCCTACCTAAAGCTTTGGCAACCTATGGCAATGATGTACGGATTGTAATGCCTAGATATTCCCGGATTGAGGCCAAAAGAACAATAGCTGACTTTCCTGTTCAGGTAGGAAGCCGGAAAGCTACCGCCATCGTCCGAGAAGGGGATATCGAGGCCCGCATGGACGGAACTATCCGCAAAGTACCAGTCTATTTTATAGACAACTATCATTACTTCGATCGGGATCATATCTACGGATACTGGGACGAAGCAGAACGATTTGCTTTCTTTTCCCGGGCAGTTCTGGAAATGATCAAGGTCCTAGGATTTCGACCCGATGTAATTCACTGCAACGACTGGCAGACGGGGCCTATTCCATTGCTCTTGAAAGAACAATACCAACAAGACCCATTTTACCGAGGAATTGCCACGGTCTTTACCATTCACAATCTGCGTTATCAAGGGAATTTCCCGAAGGAGTCCTTGAACCTGTTGGGCTTGGGGGATGAGTACTTTCAACCAGGCAAACTGGAGTTTTACGGTAGTATGAGCTTTATGAAAGCCGGACTTGTTTGGTCCGATGTACTAAACACTGTAAGTCGCACATACGCCAACGAGATCCAACATCCAGAATATGGAGAACGGTTTGAGGGCATCCTACAGCAGCGTAGCCATGATCTATACGGTATCTGCAACGGAATTAACATTCACGAGTACAACCCGGCTACTGACCCAAGGATCACCCACAATTTCACAGTTGACGAATTGGAGGGTAAACGACGTAACAAGTTGGAACTCCAACGGGAAATGGGATTACCGCAGCTTGATGTGCCCCTGCTGGGATTAGTCTCCCGCTTAGTTGATCAAAAGGGCTTGGATCTAATTGAAGGCATAGCCGAAGAGCTTATGCAAAGACAGTTGCAACTTGTTATTCTTGGCACCGGTGATGGACACTATGAAGACATGTTTCGGGATCTGCGTAATAAGTACCCGGATAAGATCGGAGTAGAGATCGGCTTTAACGTGACCTTGGCCCAAAGGATCTATGCAGGATGTGATATGTTCCTCATGCCTTCGGCCTTTGAGCCCTGCGGTCTAGGACAGTTGATAAGCCTTAGATATGGGACTATTCCCATCGTCCGAGCTACAGGCGGACTACAGGATACAGTCATTGATTACGATCCTAATACCGGAAGTGGTAATGGTTTTTCGTTTACCAACTACGAACCCCATGCGTTACTCGAGGCCATTGAGCGGGCTTTGTATCTGTTCGAGAATCAACGGGCTTGGCATTCCCTGATCCAAAAGGCTATGAAGGAAGACCATTCCTGGAACCGTTCTGCAGCCGAATACATGGGGCTATATAAAAACGCTTTAGCTCACCACTTAGCCGTGCTGACTGCTTAGTTACCCGGATGACGCCTCTTAGGCGTCATCCGCATAATAGACTCAAGACATTTTGGCTATATCCGTGAAAACCCTGATTTCGTACCCAGTTTTAACATGGCAACAAAGAATTAGCATGTGGACTGTCGATATCTGCAAATGTTTGCTTTGATGGAATGATGTGCGTGTTGCTTAGTTTGTCATTTTTCATAGAGGTTCTATAGGCTACATGCGCCATCGGAGTAACCTTTATCCCCATCAACCTGTGCAAAAGCCTTGAGACTGTCTCAAAAGGTACAAACACCGCAATATACACGCTGCCCTCATAGATCGCCTTTCGGCTTGTTCGAGATTACCAAGTCGAGTCTGCCTGAACATGAATCCGTCCGTCCTAACCCCTAGGTTATCTAGCTTTTGGGCCTTCCCACCATTCCACGTTTTTCCTTCGACTTCCTTTAGACCCCACCGTTACCAGTGACGCCCTTGTCTTCCCGCTAGTTAAGGCGACAGGGTTTCTTTCAACTCTTCGGCTCAGCAGACATGCTGGACACATGAGTTTGCAGACTCTTACGATCCGAACCATTTTTTTCAAACGTGCTTGCGATCCTCTTATCAAAATGATATCATTTTGATATCTAAAGTGGAGGAGTGAGCTATGGATGACTGAAAAAACTTTAAAAGCAAAATCCGGGATGGCAATGCTAATGGTCTTAATCCTGCTTTATCTAGGGATCATTGGTCTGGTAGTACTTGGAGGCTTTCTTTTGAAAGCGGGGCTTCCTATCGGTACGTTACCTTTAGTTGTGGGGATTATT
It encodes the following:
- a CDS encoding L-lactate dehydrogenase, which encodes MVGATFAYTAVMKGLISELVLIDVDHQRAEGEAMDLNHCLPFASPMKIYAGDYSDCVGAHIIVITAGAPQKPGQTRLELAQTNTKIMQDIIQRVIHYNSDTILLVATNPVDVLTHAAIEFSGFSPRRVIGSGTVLDTARLRYLIAEQMGLDPRSVHAYVIGEHGDSELVVWSSANIAGMRLQDFCPVCRSYYNGPVLETIFENVKNAAYEIIKRKKATYYGIAMGLHRIVESILLDQGSVWTVSTLINDYYGIDGVCLGLPAVIDSTGISKILRIPLSEEEAQLLAASAAIVKEVTLGALGRQPKQDGVVRDYVLDTRAD
- a CDS encoding ribulokinase, which produces MKYTIGLDYGTQSGRALLVEVETGRELASAVYSYSNGVIDERLPESDILLGPDWALQDPEDYLRVLKQTVPAVLREAGVDPEDVIGIGVDFTACTILPIDQEGTPLCMKPEYRRNPHAWVKLWKHHAAQAEANMLNELARARGESFLERYGGKISSEWFFPKVLQIIHEAPEIYRAADKIIEAADWIVLQLTGVEARNACTAGYKAIWSRQEGYPTQEFLKALHPDVEDIVQEKMSQEIYPAGSKAGYLTDYWAKELGLTTKTAVGVAIIDAHVSVPATTVTEPEKMVMVMGTSTCHMVLSDEERFVEGMGGVVADGIIPGYYGYELGQAAVGDIFEWFVTNCVPAAYETEAKARGMNIHQLLTEKAEKLAVGQSGLLALDWWNGNRSVLVDAELSGMIIGATLNTKPEEIYRTLIEATAFGTNKIIKACESQGVTIKELYACGGLPEKNRMLMQIYADVTGRKIKVARSAQTPALGSAMFAAVAAGKDAGGYDNIVDAAKRMAGLKDLTFSPNMDNHRVYAEIYGEYERLHDYFGRGENNVMKRLRQLRK
- a CDS encoding methylated-DNA--[protein]-cysteine S-methyltransferase; the encoded protein is MSISSKRFFYSFVAYSLGYLTVVYELDNTAVALGFGKDTCEITSMLEKRLHCPVGLNYRSEGWRFTDQLQSYLAGKRHAFEIDYELYCTPFQRRVFALVSQIPYGSICTYGEIAQKLGTRGYARAVGGALSQNPLPILIPCHRVIGASGRGGFTPDPKIKSYLLALEQDNLP
- the galT gene encoding galactose-1-phosphate uridylyltransferase, whose translation is MSQLRYDPSTDMWVVIASERGKRPHDFRIAHQEKRGGECPFCYGNEHQTPPEIAVTGRDPDIPNTPGWTVRVIPNKFPALSLEAQGINEVVHVPYKAINGIGVHEVLVESPHHDSTFGTHSIGQLKSIIAMLLQRYYDLRTNPKLKYLQFFKNSGRIAGASLEHAHCQLIATPLVPVVIATETRIATDYFQRHGRCLYCDMLEVELSGTRVVELNDDFLLFCPFASRFPYEMWIMPRRHSHDFGLITDQEISTFCHILSTGIRRLESAFDVIPYNMVLHTAPWEIGHEHYHWHLEILPRLTIVAGFEFGTGYYINPTAPELAANSLRQVEEVISQP
- the glgA gene encoding glycogen synthase GlgA produces the protein MPEFDETHKILFASAEVVPFAKTGGLADVAGSLPKALATYGNDVRIVMPRYSRIEAKRTIADFPVQVGSRKATAIVREGDIEARMDGTIRKVPVYFIDNYHYFDRDHIYGYWDEAERFAFFSRAVLEMIKVLGFRPDVIHCNDWQTGPIPLLLKEQYQQDPFYRGIATVFTIHNLRYQGNFPKESLNLLGLGDEYFQPGKLEFYGSMSFMKAGLVWSDVLNTVSRTYANEIQHPEYGERFEGILQQRSHDLYGICNGINIHEYNPATDPRITHNFTVDELEGKRRNKLELQREMGLPQLDVPLLGLVSRLVDQKGLDLIEGIAEELMQRQLQLVILGTGDGHYEDMFRDLRNKYPDKIGVEIGFNVTLAQRIYAGCDMFLMPSAFEPCGLGQLISLRYGTIPIVRATGGLQDTVIDYDPNTGSGNGFSFTNYEPHALLEAIERALYLFENQRAWHSLIQKAMKEDHSWNRSAAEYMGLYKNALAHHLAVLTA